TGTAATTCGAAATGTCAACTATACTGTTTACTTTCAAACCAAGGTAACCAAAACTACGGGTGCTGTGCTCACCAACCCTTTTGTCTACTTCTTATTCGTACCTTCATGAATCTGTTCTTTTACGGGTTTTTCCTGGTTTTTACTCCAGTTATTTTTCTTTCGTTGttcacttttcttttcttttctttaacaTAGTGAACTTCTCCAAATTTGAAACTTTTATCAAAATCAACGAACTTTTCTCAAATCTATGTTTTTTTCAAAATCTGGTGACTTTTTTTTGAATTCGCACACTTTTAAAAATTGATAATTTTTTAGAACTTGTAGTTTaaaaaatacatgaacttttttaaaattggtGGACTTTTTTTTATCAAAATCAATGATCTTTCTTTAAAcccgtgaactttttccaaatttgtgaacttttcttcaaaattgAAGAAGtatttttcaaaattcatgaaattttcttCAAAACTGATggacttttttttcaaaatcattcAACTTTTCTCAAATGCATAActcgtgaactttttttcaaatcaccAACTTACTACAAAATTTAGTGAACTTTTTCCGAAGTTCATAtactttttttcaaaattaatgaacttttttcaaattgatgaaattTTCTCAAATTTAGAAGAAAAAAACATTTCTGCGAGCTTTTCCCAATTTCTATAAACCATTCGGGGTTGTTTTCACTAGTTTTAAGATTTCATTTTCAATTTTATTCTTTCGTTTTCATGTAAATTGTTTTGGGTATATAATTGTATATCTTAATAACTAAAGAAAGGGTCAAATAGTACGGTTTCCTCATAGTGGACAGTTATATTAGCACAACCTAGTGGTTATTTGCAAATACTCCCAACCATTGTTTTTCCCTTCCCTAACTTGCTGAGCAGCTTAAAGTGACCACAACACCTTGTCAGTGCCATCTGAACCTGTGAGAGCCCAGAAGCAGCAGATACAACATATAGCCACACATGTCCTTCAGGTTCAAGACCAAATCTATCTGATTCAGGAAAAGGAACAGGAACAAAAGCAGCAGCACATGAACTTAGCTACAGGGATAATGCTAATACATTAACCACCACCGATGTTAACCTCATTTAACACTAGTTTCCAGAACACTACCTTTTTACATGCACGGCACAGGAGCTCCTAGAAGAGAGAGAATAACAAGATACTGGCTCTATGACATTAAAGTGGGATGGCTCAACGCTCTTGCGGCCACCACTACCAATACGCAGCAAACAAAATACAGCCAACACGAGTGCCCCGACCGGCGATCCAGAACCTGTGCCTGCTTCTTCCCGAGGGTCTCTAGGGAGTCATCCAAGTCAGGTCCCACTCGCTGccattcatcagattcatcctccgaGTCGGATGACCCTTGCTGCCATTCATCCGATTCGTCCCCCGAGTCTGATCCCCATTGCCGCCATTCGTCAGATTCATCCTCTGTAAGGCCTGGCTTCTCGCAGTGTTCACATACTAGTGTTTTTTCTTTTTGTTCCAGGCAGACATCTACAAGCACCTTCTGTATGCTCCTTGGCATACGGTTTAGCGGTACAAATTCCAAGATGCTCAAAAGATGGAAAACGTGCAGAAAAGAATAGGTCAGTAAATGGTTCTTCCGATTTTGAAGTAGATACGGATTTTGTTTTTCATTTCAAGTGCTAGTACCTGTCTAGAGAGCCAAGGGCAACCATGATTTGACGCTTCATGGCTTCAGTTGTTGATGGATCACTCAGAGGTGACTGCTTCAGTAGTTTATAGAAATCGTCCAAAGCTCTAGGGAAACAAGAGGCGTTATATAGTCACACAAACAAAGTGCAGTTCATAAAGTTTCCTCGTATATACACAAACACATACATACCGTAAGCAGGAATCTACAGCCATGGAAGCACCTTCTCCATCACCATTATAGGAAGCATAGTTTACCACCTGCACCAATTTTTTTAAGGATCTAGGTAACTAGACAGTTCATATTTTGGAATACAAATACGCTAGTGATGGCTGTGTCGTATTTCAAGAAACTTCAAAAAAGAATTTGAAGCTCTGGAAGGGAAGATGTGTGCACAGTTTGAAGATAGAAAACGAGACGAAGTTGAGGACAAAGATTTAGCAAAAAGAACACGATGATGGACTCGGAATATGAAAACCAGGACTAACTAAGCCTGCAAGTCACCAAAACAGAACTTACTGCCTTAATATCAAAACACAGAGCTGATGCTGGACACCAGTAAGGTAGTGATTTGCAGTATGCATCGCAAGCTGATCCCTGAGAATCCAACCATTCATCTGCAAAGGACCAACACCAAATAGATGTGAATATTTTGGTCATCACGGTCAATTCACAAATATACGCAGAAGCAAACAATTGTTCTGTAACAATTTAGCGGATATGCTTGCTCAACAAAATCTCCAATAATAGTATTATTGACTTGAACAAGAATTTACAGTAATGCTGCAGATTAAACTGAGAAGACATTTGCAGAGGTAGTAAGGAGATTAATTCAGAATCAAAACTCTCAGCATGAACATCTGCACCTGAAGATGTGGTATATTACAACCAAATCAATCCCATAAAAAAGTAGTATTTCAAGGAGTGGACTTATCAATTACCAAGTTCCCTGAACCAGCGTTGAGTCAACAGCACTTGCAGAGCACACTGTGAAGCATTCATCCTGGCAACAGGCAGCCAACAGCAGCAGCAGATATCAACGCGATGTCATGCAAATGAAAATTCAAATACAGGTAAAGATAGCAATGCACGAGTTACCTCTTAAAGTATTTGTCCACTGGATTGCCCATCTCAGGCCCTGCAATTTATTTGATAAAGGAAGAGTTACATACAAAAAAATGTGGAAAGAGATGATACAACTTCTCAAGGGGGCATTTTTTTTATGAGGGGGAATCTCAAAGTACTTGTTCTCTGGATATCTTTTACATAATAAATATGTCATGGTAGGCACGAGATAGCATATCATTCAAACGGTACCAAGAAAACAGTGCATAACATAGATAATGAAGTAAATACGTAACATAGACGCAGATCAACATGAACAAGAAATGCAACTTGCCTCTTATCCTGTGCTCGGCTTGAATTTCCTGTTCTTCCAAGATTCCTCCATCACATCCAACGAGTGGTTCTTCAGACTTGTTTCCTAATTGAAAAAAAATGACAGTGACAGTCTGCCAACAAATGCAACTGGGAGAAAATGCAAATTAAAATGTGTTTTTCCTGATTGATTAGAGAAATGGAACAAGTTGGCACATAACAGCTTCGAACCCCATAAGCATGACACTAATTATTGAAGTCATGTCCCAATCATTCCACAGAAATCACGAGTCATCTTGACTCTATGCCAAACTGACATTCTCTGACATGAATCAAAACTTTAAGCATGCATATCTGCACCTGAAGATGTGGTATATTACAACCAAATCAATCCCATAAAAAACTAGTATTTCGAGGAGTGGACTTATCAAAGTAATCGTTCCACAGAAATCAGGAGTCATATTGACTCTATGCCAAACCGACAGTCTCTGCCATGAATGGTTATATTCCAACTTGTTTCCTAAT
The Triticum dicoccoides isolate Atlit2015 ecotype Zavitan chromosome 3A, WEW_v2.0, whole genome shotgun sequence genome window above contains:
- the LOC119271095 gene encoding uncharacterized protein LOC119271095, translated to MTQGNKSEEPLVGCDGGILEEQEIQAEHRIRGPEMGNPVDKYFKRMNASQCALQVLLTQRWFRELDEWLDSQGSACDAYCKSLPYWCPASALCFDIKAVVNYASYNGDGEGASMAVDSCLRALDDFYKLLKQSPLSDPSTTEAMKRQIMVALGSLDSILEFVPLNRMPRSIQKVLVDVCLEQKEKTLVCEHCEKPGLTEDESDEWRQWGSDSGDESDEWQQGSSDSEDESDEWQRVGPDLDDSLETLGKKQAQVLDRRSGHSCWLYFVCCVLVVVAARALSHPTLMS